Proteins encoded within one genomic window of Triticum aestivum cultivar Chinese Spring chromosome 2D, IWGSC CS RefSeq v2.1, whole genome shotgun sequence:
- the LOC123054950 gene encoding uncharacterized protein: protein MFKNHQNTCSMFCKHNPWLVSYHTVRNTIVGSPDPREMTDWIWVRFKGSYGLTWALKNSSKLLKVAILNRPLTVSSPVPGVLKQLRLPLFGEFTCQNAILAERFIEAGLDRARLKSR from the exons ATGTTTAAGAATCATCAGAATACTTGCTCCATGTTCTGTAAACACAATCCTTGGCTTGTTAGTTATCATACAGTTCGCAATACAATTGTAGGTTCTCCTGATCCACGTGAGATGACAGACTGGATATGGGTTCGATTCAAAG GTTCTTATGGTTTGACATGGGCATTGAAGAACTCGAGCAAACTTCTTAAGGTAGCAATTCTTAACCGCCCACTTACTGTTTCTTCTCCAGTGCCTGGAGTCTTAAAGCAGCTCAG GTTACCACTTTTTGGCGAATTTACCTGCCAAAATGCTATTTTGGCCGAGAGATTCATTGAAGCAG GTCTGGATAGGGCACGATTGAAAAGCAGATGA